In Gossypium arboreum isolate Shixiya-1 chromosome 3, ASM2569848v2, whole genome shotgun sequence, the sequence gaaatctttttagatatttacatttattttcttttaattaagatttatattttaacttcatgaattattttattattttattatttttcacatgtaattattttattgggttatctaagtaataaatcacatctcattaaaaatatttcaCATATGAAATTCCACATCATCCCGTTAACCTTTTTAATGGTACTTTCATCAAATCTattaaaaagtaatttaaaaaagaataaaatttgatgaaaaaaggcttaaaaatacaattaaattttttgacaaaacatataaacgttaatgactaaatttatcattaaataaaaaaaaaagctatATTGTGATTCATACTCATTTATCATCTAATTTAATAAAGTATTAGTATTTTGTTTCCAATTAAATATGTTGAAGTGGTTATGTATTTACCCTAATAGCGAAGTAGCAAACTTTTGAAAGGAAGGTCAGAGAGTGCGGCACGTGGAACTACCGGTGTGAACGGTGCCTATAATTTCCACCTGACTTTGGCACCGACGTGAGTTCCATGCAAATTCGTCATCTAGGCAATAGTGAAAGTCAAATGTTTTTTATATAGGAAATTATTTGGTATAATTTTAGTGAAGTTTTAGTCTTTACGAATAAAATCAATAGTTAACATACGTCTTATTAAgatgtaataaaatatttaaaattaaatattaatatatttatttttaaaactatttacTATCAGTATaacaaatatttacattttatatataatattttatatgcatatatatgaatatatcataCTTAAATTGAACATTACCCTAACATAGATATTACCCTAACATATAtattactacatatatatatatacttattatgttaaaattaaaattaaaatttaatataatttagttGTTATTAGCTAATTTAATTAGTTAACATAACTTATTTCAATTAAAATGAAATTACAAATTCTAACTTATGAAATAGATTTTTTCGTGTTAACTATTTGAATTAACTAAAATCGAGATCAAAATAGAGaactaaattataataaattaaaatataaaattaaatttcaaatatgaaCATAGTAGAAAGATCAAAACTACAATTTAACCATCTTCATGATTAAAGGAAAGAAGACAAGGAGAGTTGGACACCCATCAATGAGGGAAACCCTTAGAGCATTACTTTTATATATAACTAAATTATGGTACAATCATTTTGATGAAAACTttatatgataaaaatatttattttttaaaataacaaatatattCATTAAAAGTTTATTTAAGAACCAAAATACTAAACTTAAAGATTTTGAATTTAGAGTGTCTTTGGTTTACAAATTTTACTATGTGAATGTTGATATGATAATACAACAAGGAGGAGGTATGAAAGAGAATGGTGATTGCTGCGAAGGTCGATTCACTCAATTGGGATGGAGAGCCAGAAGCAGTAAGGAGTGAAAGTGAGGAAAGTGGTAAAGTTGGAAGCTGAAGGTAAGTTGACAGAATATTGAATTGGCCTCTTTTAAGAGCCGTTCCTCTTTTTGCATTCCTAGAGATATTTATAGGCAGGGCCCGTGTAAGGTGATGTCAACGTGTTGAGCTTGTCATTTAGCCATTATTGCAGAACACATGGGGCGGGATCTTCAATGGGATGAGGATGTCTATGATGGGACAAATTTTGTCATTCAGTCTGGCTTAACAGTATAGAGCAATTGAACCCATGTGATGTTTGGCGACTAACAACATCACATTCCCAATGAAAGCTTGAAAGGTCGAGTACTAGATGGTTTGGACTTGTTTGGGTGGTTGTCCCGGAAGGTAGGATTTGTGAATGACTATCTGATTCACTGTAGACTAGCTTGTTGTTTGGGTATCATTTTGGCTTGTCAAATGTCCTCACAAGGATGGGAGTGTAACAGTGcaatttttaattgatttataaaatataaaaaaataatcttataataatataattcactTAATAAAAGTATGTccaattgattttatttttgatagAGATAATTACTTATTCATCTTTTATTAAAATCCATCGATGTTGACTAAAGCTATAGGTGAAATAGAAAAAGTCTCGGATTTAATGTCCGGTAATTCCTACTCCTTTctcttattaaaaaaaaaaaaaaactaactctAGTGATGTCCCTGAGTTCTAACCATTCTGGTTGAATACGATAGGCGGATTAATTTCTTGCAGGTGAGGTTTCTAATAGATATGGTTCCTATATATAATTTTACATGTATATGcatcactttcactttcattaATTTTGACGAAAATTTggattaaaaatatcaaatactTTGAATGTAGTAAAATACTTCATCCGCAAGATTGTAACTATCAGTTGCGTGTTCATCACCggatgagaaaaagaaaaaagtcaGCTAGAATTTCTTCTCTTACTGTTTTTCCTTGGAGTTCCTTGAggtgtttaatttttaaatttccacTTTTTCATTTCAAGAACTTTCCATTGATTGCATAACCTTTGAACCGGTCATTAATTATCCCCCACCCTTTTCTGCATTTTCTTGATTTCCCATGGTAATTTGTTTTTATCTGAaacatttaaatactttaatagaATTAGAGTACAATAAGCGTACAACCTTTTTGTATCCTTCACCATTATCATTTCCCAACTCTTGGTTCAACCCTCAAAGGTACATTAACAGGTTTTTGAGGTATATTGTCACGAGTGTCAAGATTTTCAGCCTATTCAATAGTAACAATGATTTTAATGGACTTTACTTTGGTTTGCAGGAGGGGAAGCATTGGAGTAAGCTTAATCTGTCGGTTATATTTAGTTATGGGAAGCAAAATCTCAAAGGGTTGTAGCAGAAGGAGGTCTCGAACTAGCAGGTCAGGTGGTACAGATTCATGGAGTCCTTACGGATACCCCACGCCACCACAATCTGCATATCCTCAACAAAATTATTACTACACGCCGCACCATCCTAGTTATGCACCATCGCCGTCATATAATTATGTACCGCAAACGCCTGGGTGTGTACATAGGACTATGGAGAGGAAATACTCAAGGATAGATGATAACTACCAGACATTGGACCAGGTTAGCTTCCTGTTCTGCTATTCTTTTGAGTTTTTATCTGTTTTGTTCTTTTGTATTGGTTAATATGAAGAAATGGTGTGATTATTGTTTACTGTCAAACATGAAGGCCCTGGAAAGCAAACAGATTAACGAATTATATAGAAATGACATTTAAGGAATAGATGATTACAGGTTACTGCTGCTCTTGCACAAGCTGGCCTTGAGTCCTCTAATCTTATTGTTGGTATTGATTTCACAAAGAGCAACGAATGGACAGGTATTGCTCATTAACACCATCAGATGCCTATAAATTCattgttgtttttttctttcaaaatgatCTGCAATGCACCATGCTTAAACTGTCATGGAAAACCAGGAGCGACGTCATTCAACCACCGAAGCTTGCATCACATCGGACATGGTCAAAATCCCTACGAACAAGCTATATCGATTATTGGACAGAGCTTATCCGCTTTTGACGAGGATAACTTAATTCCCTGTTATGGATTTGGAGATGGTAAGGTTCATCCAAATTGTTTTCTCACCATTCTACATTGATTTGATTTTGCTATTCGGATTATATGACGACACTATTCATATATTTGCCAGCATCAACACATGATCAAGACGTCTTCAGTTTCTATCCAGAAGAGATATTTTGTGAAGGATTTGAGGAGGTGCTCGCACGATACAGAGAAATTGTTCCTCAACTTCGACTTGCAGGTGCCCTGTTTTACTTGGTTCATTAGCTTATTCTTGTTGTACAAGTCGAAGCAGTTGGTTCTTACGGCGATCCTTTATATTTTCTTATGGCAGGACCGACATCTTTGGCACCCATCATTGAAATGGCGATGACTATTGTTGAGCAAAGTGGTGGTCAGTACCATATTTTGCTGATAATTGCTGATGGGCAGGTAAATTCACAACAGAACTTCAGTTTTTGTACAATATTAATGGCATTCACTCCAAAAGCCTAGATTAGAGTAACAAAATTTCATCATTAAAAAGTAGATCATGTTAATCATCATTGGTTTGGGCAATAAATGAGATTGGAATAAGAATTGATAGTAAAAGATAGAACTCTGATTTTACTCTTACGATGAATCATCCAAAACACAGATGATCTCAGCTCTCCAACTCTTCTGTCTTATCTTTACGTATATTTTAGGTGACTAGAAGTGTTGACACACAGCCTGGTCTACTTAGCCCCCAGGAGCAAAACACAATTGATGCAATTGTAAAAGCAAGGTAAGTCTCATCAACTTCCTATATGCTTTAAATTGCCTAGCACCAAATATATATCCTCATGGTCATTTGGTTGCAGTGAACTCCCTTTGTCAATTGTCCTAGTTGGGGTAGGTGATGGACCATGGGACATGATGAGGGAGTTCGATGATAACATCCCTGCTCGTGCCTTTGACAATTTTCAGGTGAACAATATTTTATCTGTTGTAATTGTTGCAAActgtaactttttttttttttggcataaaaGAGAATAAAGTGGAACTTAGGTCTGTTGAATGGCAACTCTTTTTGTTTTCGATCATGCTAGTTTGTGAACTTCACCGAGATAACGTCGAACATCATGAATCCATCAAGAAAGCAGGCAGAATTTGCACT encodes:
- the LOC108475162 gene encoding E3 ubiquitin-protein ligase RGLG5-like — translated: MVICFYLKHLNTLIELEYNKRTTFLYPSPLSFPNSWFNPQRYINRFLRRGSIGVSLICRLYLVMGSKISKGCSRRRSRTSRSGGTDSWSPYGYPTPPQSAYPQQNYYYTPHHPSYAPSPSYNYVPQTPGCVHRTMERKYSRIDDNYQTLDQVTAALAQAGLESSNLIVGIDFTKSNEWTGATSFNHRSLHHIGHGQNPYEQAISIIGQSLSAFDEDNLIPCYGFGDASTHDQDVFSFYPEEIFCEGFEEVLARYREIVPQLRLAGPTSLAPIIEMAMTIVEQSGGQYHILLIIADGQVTRSVDTQPGLLSPQEQNTIDAIVKASELPLSIVLVGVGDGPWDMMREFDDNIPARAFDNFQFVNFTEITSNIMNPSRKQAEFALSALMEIPFQYKATIELGLLGRRKGDITERVPLPPPIYGTPNPYSRASSFQQNVSPYSGYHTSATAPSLSSLDNHQVCPICLVNPKDMAIGCGHQTCCDCGEHLQLCPICRSTIQMRIRLY